The following are from one region of the Streptomyces changanensis genome:
- the gcvP gene encoding aminomethyl-transferring glycine dehydrogenase, with the protein MTANRTPLSQLERGIPFEQRHIGPDDEARAKMLAQVGYGSLDELTAAAVPDVIKSAEALGLPDARTEAEVLAELRSLADRNQVLAPMIGLGYYGTFTPPVILRNVMENPAWYTAYTPYQPEISQGRLEALLNFQTVVADLTGLPTSGASLLDEGTAAAEAMSLARRVGKVKNGVFLVDADALPQTIAVIETRAEPTGVEVVVADLSEGIPAEVAERGVFGVLLQYPGASGAVRDLKPLIDAAHELGAVVTVAADLLALTLLTPPGELGADIAVGTTQRFGVPMGFGGPHAGYMAVRDTFARSLPGRLVGVSVDVDGNRAYRLALQTREQHIRREKATSNICTAQVLLAVMAGMYAVYHGPDGLKGIALRTHRYAAILAAGLRAGGVEVVHDTFFDTVTARVPGAAAQVVAAAREGGVNIHPVDADHVSVSCDETTGRAQLAAVWDAFGVRGDIDALDAETADALPAALLRTDAYLTHPVFHAYRSETSMLRYLRRLADRDYALDRGMIPLGSCTMKLNATTEMEPVTWPEFGQLHPFAPAEQAQGYLTLIRELEERLAEVTGYDKVSLQPNAGSQGELAGLLAVRAYHRANGDAQRTVCLIPSSAHGTNAASAVMAGMKVVVVRTADDGEIDVEDLRAKIEQYRDELAVLMITYPSTHGVFEEHVADICAQVHEAGGQVYVDGANLNALVGLARPGKFGGDVSHLNLHKTFCIPHGGGGPGVGPVAVRSHLAPYLPNHPLQPAAGPETGVGPVSAAPWGSAGILPISWAYVRLMGGEGLKRATQVAVLAANYVAKRLEPHYPVLYTGPAGLVAHECIIDLRPLAKATGVSVDDIAKRLIDYGFHAPTMSFPVAGTLMIEPTESEDLTELDRFCDTMIAIRGEIEKVASGAWPADDNPLRNAPHTAAALGGDWDHAYSREEAVFPAGVTAADKYWPPVRRIDGAFGDRNLVCSCPPLDEYDG; encoded by the coding sequence ATGACCGCCAACCGCACCCCGCTCTCCCAGCTCGAGCGAGGCATCCCCTTCGAGCAGCGCCACATCGGCCCTGACGACGAGGCCCGCGCCAAGATGCTCGCCCAGGTCGGCTACGGCTCGCTCGACGAGCTCACGGCGGCCGCGGTGCCGGACGTGATCAAGAGCGCCGAGGCCCTGGGCCTGCCCGACGCCCGCACCGAGGCGGAGGTCCTCGCCGAACTGCGTTCCCTCGCGGACCGCAACCAGGTGCTGGCCCCGATGATCGGCCTCGGGTACTACGGCACCTTCACCCCGCCGGTCATCCTCCGCAACGTCATGGAGAACCCCGCCTGGTACACGGCGTACACCCCGTACCAGCCGGAGATCTCGCAGGGCCGTCTGGAGGCGCTGCTGAACTTCCAGACCGTGGTCGCCGACCTGACGGGTCTGCCCACCTCCGGCGCGTCCCTCCTCGACGAGGGCACCGCCGCCGCCGAGGCCATGTCCCTGGCCCGGCGCGTCGGCAAGGTCAAGAACGGCGTCTTCCTGGTCGACGCCGACGCCCTGCCGCAGACCATCGCCGTCATCGAGACCCGCGCCGAGCCCACCGGTGTCGAGGTCGTCGTCGCGGACCTGAGCGAGGGCATCCCCGCCGAGGTCGCCGAGCGGGGCGTCTTCGGCGTCCTGCTCCAGTACCCGGGCGCCTCCGGTGCCGTCCGCGACCTCAAGCCGCTCATCGACGCCGCGCACGAGCTCGGCGCCGTCGTCACCGTCGCCGCCGACCTGCTCGCGCTGACGCTCCTCACCCCGCCCGGGGAGCTGGGCGCCGACATCGCCGTCGGCACGACCCAGCGCTTCGGCGTGCCGATGGGCTTCGGCGGCCCGCACGCCGGCTACATGGCCGTGCGCGACACCTTCGCCCGCAGCCTGCCAGGCCGCCTCGTGGGCGTCTCCGTCGACGTCGACGGCAACCGTGCCTACCGCCTCGCCCTGCAGACCCGCGAGCAGCACATCCGCCGCGAGAAGGCCACGAGCAACATCTGCACCGCGCAGGTGCTCCTCGCCGTCATGGCCGGCATGTACGCCGTCTACCACGGCCCCGACGGGCTGAAGGGCATCGCCCTGCGCACCCACCGCTACGCGGCGATCCTCGCGGCCGGGCTGCGCGCCGGCGGTGTCGAGGTCGTCCACGACACCTTCTTCGACACGGTCACCGCGCGTGTGCCCGGCGCCGCCGCCCAGGTCGTCGCCGCCGCCCGCGAGGGCGGCGTCAACATCCACCCGGTCGACGCCGACCACGTCTCCGTCTCCTGCGACGAGACCACCGGCCGCGCCCAGCTCGCGGCCGTCTGGGACGCCTTCGGCGTGCGCGGCGACATCGACGCCCTCGACGCCGAGACCGCCGACGCGCTGCCCGCGGCGCTGCTGCGCACCGACGCGTACCTGACGCACCCGGTGTTCCACGCGTACCGCTCCGAGACGTCGATGCTCCGCTACCTGCGCCGGCTCGCCGACCGCGACTACGCGCTGGACCGCGGCATGATCCCGCTCGGCTCCTGCACGATGAAGCTGAACGCCACCACGGAGATGGAGCCGGTCACCTGGCCGGAGTTCGGCCAGCTGCACCCCTTCGCCCCCGCCGAGCAGGCGCAGGGATACCTCACGCTCATCCGCGAGCTGGAGGAGCGCCTCGCCGAGGTCACCGGCTACGACAAGGTGTCGCTCCAGCCGAACGCCGGTTCGCAGGGCGAGCTGGCCGGTCTCCTCGCCGTGCGCGCCTACCACCGCGCCAACGGCGACGCGCAGCGCACGGTCTGCCTCATCCCGTCCTCGGCGCACGGCACCAACGCCGCGTCCGCCGTCATGGCCGGCATGAAGGTCGTCGTCGTCAGGACCGCCGACGACGGTGAGATCGACGTCGAGGACCTGCGGGCCAAGATCGAGCAGTACCGCGACGAGCTGGCCGTCCTGATGATCACCTACCCGTCGACGCACGGCGTGTTCGAGGAGCACGTCGCCGACATCTGCGCCCAGGTCCACGAGGCCGGCGGCCAGGTGTACGTCGACGGCGCCAACCTCAACGCGCTCGTCGGCCTGGCCCGGCCGGGCAAGTTCGGCGGCGACGTGTCGCACCTGAACCTGCACAAGACGTTCTGCATCCCGCACGGCGGCGGCGGCCCGGGTGTCGGACCGGTCGCGGTGCGCTCGCACCTCGCCCCGTACCTGCCGAACCACCCGCTCCAGCCCGCCGCGGGCCCGGAGACCGGGGTCGGCCCCGTCTCGGCGGCCCCGTGGGGCTCGGCCGGCATCCTGCCGATCTCCTGGGCGTACGTACGGCTCATGGGCGGCGAGGGACTCAAGCGGGCCACGCAGGTCGCCGTCCTCGCGGCGAACTACGTCGCCAAGCGCCTGGAGCCGCACTACCCGGTCCTGTACACCGGCCCGGCCGGGCTCGTCGCGCACGAGTGCATCATCGACCTGCGCCCGCTGGCGAAGGCGACCGGGGTGAGCGTGGACGACATCGCGAAGCGGCTGATCGACTACGGCTTCCACGCGCCGACCATGTCCTTCCCGGTCGCCGGGACGCTGATGATCGAGCCGACGGAGAGCGAGGACCTCACCGAGCTCGACCGCTTCTGCGACACGATGATCGCGATCCGCGGCGAGATCGAGAAGGTCGCCTCGGGGGCCTGGCCGGCCGACGACAACCCGCTCCGCAACGCTCCGCACACCGCGGCCGCGCTCGGTGGCGACTGGGACCACGCGTACAGCCGCGAGGAGGCCGTCTTCCCGGCCGGCGTCACGGCGGCGGACAAGTACTGGCCGCCGGTGCGCAGGATCGACGGCGCCTTCGGCGACCGCAACCTCGTCTGCTCCTGCCCGCCGCTCGACGAGTACGACGGCTGA